AAGTGCCGGGTCTGGGTCCACCGCACCGTCCCGTCCGGGCGGACGACCCGCGCCTCGTAGAACGCCTCGGACACCTCGTCCGCCGACGTCGCGACGCGCGATCGGACCATCTCCCGATCCTCGGGGTGGATCGTCTCGAACAGCCGCGTGACGTCCGATTCGACCTCCTCGGAGGGGATCCCCCAGATGTCCTCGAAGCCCGCGCTGATGTACTCGAACTCCCCGGGCTCGCCGACGATCCAGATCGACACCCCGTCGATGTGGTCGATCAGCGTCCGGAAGTCCGAACGCTGCTGGAGCGGCTGTTGATTCATACACGATCTTGGGTCACCCGCGCAATAAGTCCTCTGTGAACGCCACCTCGAAACGCACAGTTTATCGCGGTTTCGATCCTGAAACGCGCGTTTTCGGTGCGGCTTCGCGTCCGTCCGCGGGTCTCTCGGACGCGCCGCGGGGATCCCGGGGCCATCGACGTCGAGCCGCGAACGGACGCGCGGCGCCGCTGTCGTTCGCGGACTGAAAGGGACTTTAGTCGCGAACCGTTCTGGTGACGTATGTGTCCGGTTTCGCTGCCGTGTGGGTCTCCCGACCGGGGCTTCGACTCCGGAGGTGATCCCGACCGATGATCGGCGACACGGACGAGCGGGTGATCGCCCTCGGTCTCGCCCGGATGGCCGACGCCCTGGGGAACTCCTTTCTCATCATCGTGCTGCCCCTCTACATCGCCAGTGGACAGGTCTCGATCGACGCCCTCGTCGGCGGGGACCTCTTCGGGTTCGTCGTCGGCGAGGAGTTCCTGATCGGCTTCGTCCTCTCGCTGTTCGGCTTTCTCAACAGCTTCGGCCAGCCGTTCACCGGCCGCCTGTCGGACCGGACCGGCCGGCGCAAGGCGTTCGTCCTGTTCGGGCTGGTGCTCTTCGCGATCGGGAGCGTCGCCTACCCCTTCCTGAGCAACTACTGGGCGGTCCTGCTCGCGCGGGGCTTCCAGGGCGTCGGCGCGGCGTTCAGCGTCCCGGCGACGGTCGCGCTCGTCAACGACTACGCCCGCTCGGACCGCGAGCGCGGCGGCAACTTCGGCGTCTTCAACACCTTCCGGCTGATCGGGTTCGGCTTCGGGCCGATCGTCGCCGGAATCGTGATCCGGTTCGGCCCCTACGCGACGCCGTTCGGCGCGCTCTCCGGCTTCAACGCCGCGTTCGGCATCGCCGTGCTGGGCGCGGTCGTGAGCTTCCTGCTCGTCGCCGCGGTCGTCGACGACCCGCCCTCGGTCGACGCCGAGGCGGGCGAGGACCTCTCGATCCGGATCCTCGACCGCGGCGGCCCTCGTCTGCTCGATTCGGTGTTCGTCCTCGGCGTCGGCACCTTCTTCATGGCGGCCACGATCGCGCTGTTCGCGCCGCTGGAGGCGCCGATCCGCGCCCGGCTCGACGAGGGGACGTTCCTCTTCAGCGTCCAGTTCGCCGCCGTCGTCATCGCGAACGTGCTCCTCCAGATCCCCATCGGCAACGCCAGCGACGCCTACGGCCGGCGCCCGTTCCTGCTGGCGGGCTTCGTGCTCCTCGTGCCCTCGGTGTTCGCCCAGGGCGTGGTCACGACCCCGCTGACGATGCTGGGCGCGCGGCTGCTCCAGGGGGTCGCGGTCGCGCTCGTGTTCGCGCCGTCGCTCGCGCTCGCGGGCGACCTCGCGGGCGAGGGCCAGTCCGGGAGCACGCTCTCGGTGCTGACGATGGCGTTCGGTCTCGGCGTCGCGGTCGGCCCGCTGGCCTCGGGGTTCCTCTACAACCTCGGCGGCTTCGCGACGCCCTTCACCGTCGGCGCCGTCGCGGCGCTCGCGGCGCTCGTCCTCGTCTACTCGCAGGTCCGCGAGTCGCTGACTGACGACCCCGGCGGCGGCGCCGGCCCGGCCGCGGCAGTCGCAGAAGAGTAGCGAGAGCGGGAACGCCGGAGCGGTTCACACCGCGATCTCGGTCTCGTGGGGCGACGTCGAGAGCGCCTCACAGACGCGCTCTGCGGCGTCGAGGTCGGCGGCCTCCACGACGTTCTCCATCAGCACGGTCTCGGACGGAAAGAGGTGCTCGCCGAGGATCAGCCCGTGCTCGCGGGCGGTCGAGCCCGTCATCGTGAGGTAGACGCCGAGGCCGACGTCGGCGATGGCGGCCTCCTCCTCGCGCTCGTCGTCGGGGTACGCGAAGGTGACGCCCTCCAGGGGGCGCGTCCCGAGGACGGCCTCGACGAGCCGCTCGTACCGGGGCGAGATGCACAGCGGCCCCTCGTAGCCGGCGACGAACTCCCGGTCCAGGTCCGCGCCGGGCGGGAGGATCTCGGGGCGGGCCATCAGCGTGTGATAGACCGTGTCGCCGAGGCCGGAGACGACGCGGACGTCGGTGTTCATCGGGTCGATCCGGGCGTTGACGTCGGCGATGGACTCCACGCCCTCGGGTTCGAGTTCGACCACCTCTTCGAGGACGAGGTCGGCGCTGTCGAAGCCCAGCGCGAACTCGTGGGTCCGGAGCGCGCGGAAGGGCTCCTCGCGGCCGACGAACTGGACCGGCACGCCCGCGACGTCGACCGTCAGGCTGTCGAAGACGATCCGCCGGGGCATCCCCTCCCGCTGGTCGCGGAGGAGCGTGTACTCGGGCGCGTAGTCGTCGTCGAGGTCCGAGTAGGTCGCGAGGCGCTGGTAGACGTCCGCGCCCGGCTCGGCGTTGCCCTTCGTGATCGCCTTCTCGTGGCGGAGCGTCGAGATGATCTCGTCGGCCACGTGCTCGGGGTCGCGGCCGTCGCCGGACTGCGCCCGGTCGCTCGGCTGGCGGGTCTCGCCGACGTCGGCGACGCGTTCGAGCACGGCTTCGAGCGGGCGGCCCTTGCGCGGGACGGCGACGCGAATCGCCTCCGTCTGGGTCATTACCGGACCCACGAGTGGGCGCGCTAAACCGATTGCGCTTCGCGGTCTCTGCCTCAGTTACTCTCCGTTCCCGGCGCCGCCGGGGCCGAAGGCGCTGTTGAGCCGGTCGCGGAACTGCTTGAGCGTCTCGATGTCGTCTTCGATCGACTCGATGCGGTCGAGCGCCGCAGACAGCTCCGAGAGCTCCCGGCGGACGTCGTCGATCTCGGCTTCGAGCGCCTCGCGCGTGTCGAGGACGTCGCTGTCGAGGGCCGCGATGTCCTCGCGCACGTCGCCCATCTCGTCGTCGAGCCGCGCGACCCGCTCGTCGGTGTCGGCGACGTCGAGCGCGACGTCGTCGAGGTCGCTCGCGAGGTCGTCCACGTCGCCCGTGACCGCCTCGACGTCGGCGGCGACGGCGTCGAGCCGTTCTGCCGTCTCGTCGAGCCGGTCTTCGATCGCGTCGGTCTGCTCCTGGAGGTCGTCGACGCCGGCGCTCGCGGCCGCGGCCGTCTCCGCCACGTCGTCGAGGCGCTCGTCCGTCGCCGCGAGGTCCGACGCGGTCGACTCGACGTTCGTGCGGACTCCGGTCACGTCCTCGCGGATGGCCTCGCGTTCCTCTGCGGCGTCGTCGACGGCGTCCCGGAGGTCGTCGAGCTCCGCTTCGACCTCGGTCAGCTCGGTGTCGACCCGCTCTACGAGCTCGGCGCCGGTGCCCTCCTCGTCGATGAACTCCGCGATCGCGTCGGCGTAGGCGTTGAGGTCTTCCATCTGCGCCTGCACACGGCGGATGCGCACGTCGGCGCTCCGCGGGAGGCCGGCGTCGAACTCCTCGCGGAGCGTCTCCAGGTCGTCGTCGTCGACCTCGCCCGCGCGGATCTCGGCGGCGAGCGTCGCCGCCAGTCCGCCCTCGGGACTCGTCGATGCCGCGGCCGCGCCGCCGGCGGGCTCGGCCTCACTCGCCGGCTCCTCGTTGGCGCCCGCGGTCTCGCCGTCTTCGACGTCGACCTCCGCTTCGATGTCGACGTAGTCCGCGTCGGCTTCGGCTTCGACTTCGGCTCCCTCGTCGACCGACGGCTCTGCCGCCTCTGGCTCGGCCTCTTCGGCCGCCTCCGCGGGCTCCGGCTCCGGTTCCTCCGCGGCTTCCTCGGGCTCGGAGTCTGCCGATTCTGCGGCGGCTTCGGCTTCCGCTTCTGCCTCTTCGGTGCCCGTCTCGACCGGAGAGACCGTGGCCTCCTCCGTCCGCTGGAGCGCCGGCGTCAGTCCGGGGGCGACGGCTCGGGGCGTCGGCGACTCCTCGGCGTCCGACGGCGTCGGCTCCGCGTCGGCGTCCACGTCGTACTCTACGACCTCCGGCTCGATGTCGGCCTCTTCGGCCCCGACGTCCGGGTCGGCCTCGACGTCGTCGGGGGCCGCTTCGACGCCCGGCTCCTCGCCGGGCTCGGCCGCCGGGGGCTCTTCCGCCTCGCGGGCTTCCTGGGCCTCGTCGGCGAGTCGTCCCCGCCCCTGGAGCGCGTCGCGCACGAGCTGACTGCGGTCGGCGCCGAGGATGTCCTCGACGTTCGAGCCGGCCTCGTCGCCCTCGGCCATCTCCTCGGGGCGCGGCGGGCGTTCGAGGATCGGCTCGCCGAGGAAGTCCTCGATCTCCGCGGAGTCGTCCAGTCGGATGCCGTAGACCGTCGTCACCGACTCGCCGGGCTCGAGCGTCCGCTCGAACTCGACGCGGTGGTCCTTGTAGGCCGTCCAGGCCTCGCTCTCGTAGTCCGGGTGGAACCCCACTCCCTCCATCGGGAAGTCCTCGGGGATCTGGTCGACGATGCGGACGTGGACGGGTTCGTCGCTCTCGGAGGTGAGTCGGAACTTGATCGCCGGGACCGGGAACTCCTCGCCGGCGAACGATTTCTCGACGCGCACCTCCTCGTCTGCAACGGAGACCGTTCGGTCGGGGTCGGCGTCGTGGCTCATAGGGCCCCTTACCGAAACGGCTCACATAAAACAACCGGGCAAAATACCGCCTCTGAGAACCGCGGCAGAAGTCTTTTTCCCTGACGGCACCCTCCGTCGAACGATGGCAACCGACGACGACGCGTCGGTGACCGCCGAGGGGGGCGGCGACGACGCGTCGGAGGGCGACGGGGACGACCCGCCGTCGACCCTCGAGGGGGGCACCGTCGATCGTGCCGCAGCGGCGGCCGAGGCGACCGACCAGCTCGCGGTCCGAGCGGACGATCCGTCGGCCGAAGGCGGCTCTGAATCCGCCGACGGCGATGCCGACGCCGACGCCGGCCCGGGCGCGGTCCGCGGCGAGTACACCTGGGCGGACTTCCTCGACGAGTACGGCGCCGACGGCGACGTCGAGTCGCTGTATCGCGGCCGCGACCCCCGCGAACTGGACCGGGCCGACGCCGACAGCGCGCGCTGGGACGACGGCGTCGAGATTCCGACGCCGACCCGCGAGGACTGGGACGGGGTGAGCCTCGATCCCGAGTCGTACCTCGATTTCCACCCCGTCGACGTCGACGGCGAGGTCGCCGACGCCGTCGCGGAGGCGGTCCGGCTCGACCGCGAGTTCGAGGACTTCTGCGACCCCGAGACCACGCCCGTCGTCAAGGACGTCTGGCTCTGGGAGCACTACAAGCGGGAGCACTACTACGAGGCCGACGGGTCGCGACCGCGCGACGACGCGGGCGAGATCGAGCCCTTCGACGCGACGGAGGCGCTGGGCTTCGATCCCGACCACGTCGAGAACGCGCTGGCCCGCGGCGGGCAGCGCGCCGCAGAGCTCAAGGACCTCGTCGACGAGCGGACGGTCGACGTCGACCCCGAGTTCGACGAGGACGCCTTCTTCACCGACGCCCGCGGGGCGACGACAGTCGTGAACCGCTACGACCTGGAGAAGGCGGTCCCGATGGAGAAGAAGACCCACTTCCGGGAGGTCGAGCGCTACTGGGTCAACAAGCCCCACGCGTTCGTGATCCTGTTTCACTCCGAGAAGGAAAACGAGAAGAAGTACTACGTGATCGAGCCGCACCGCAACCGCATCGAGGCCGACCTCGTCGAGTTCCTCACCGGGAAGCTCCGGACGGCGATCAAGTACGACGACGAGAGCGTCGTCGCCGAGGGCCCCGACACGCGGCGGCGGGTGATCGAACAGCAGGCGCTCGAACTGCTCGAACGCTACAATCTCTACCGGACGCCGGAGCGACCCTGGGAGGCCGGGCTCTCGGTGCTTCCGACCGGATCGAGCGACGGCGGCGACGGCGGACTGCTCGCCGGGCTCGATCTGGACCTCGGATTCGGCTCCGACGACGGCTCGGCGAGCGGCGAAGCCGACGACAGCGCCGACGCGCCGTCCTTGAGCGGCCGCTCGCTCTCGTCGGTCGCCCGCGCGCTCGGCCTCCGCGAGGGCTCGCTCGGCGGCCGGCTGGACGGCCTCCTCGCCGACGACACGCGCGGCCCGCCGGACCCCTCGCTCGACGGGATCGCGGCGCGCCCCGAGCCCGCGGTCCTGGAGGAGGACCCGACGGAACTGAACGACTACCAGGTCGAGAAGCTGCTCTACGCGCTCCGCCGGGACTTCATCGGCTACGAGCGGATCGACGGCATCAAACACGACGTCAACGTCGAGGACATCTCCTGCGACGGCTACAACTCCCCCGTCTTCGTCTACCACTCCGACTACGAGCAGATCATCACCAACGTCTACCACGGCGAGGAGGAGCTCGACGACTTCGTGGTCAAGCTCGCCCAGCGCTCGGGCAAGGGCATCTCGAAACGCCGGCCCCAGGTCGACGCCACCCTCCCGGACGGGTCGCGGGCGCAGTTGACCCTCGGCCGGGAAGTGTCGGACCACGGCACAAACTACACGATCCGACAGTTCAAGGACGTCCCCTACACGCCGATCGACCTGGTGAACTGGAAGACCTTCTCCTTGGAGGAGATGGCCTTCCTCTGGCTCTGCATCGAGAACGACAAGAGCCTGATCTTCGCCGGCGGCACGGCCTCGGGGAAGACCACCTCGCTGAACGCCGTCTCGCTTTTCATCCCCTCGAACGCGAAGATCGTCTCGATCGAGGACACCCGCGAGGTCGAACTCCCCCAGCGCAACTGGGTCGCCTCCGTCACCCGGCCGTCGTTCAGCGACGACGACCGCGGCGACGTCGACGAGTTCGACCTCCTCGAAGCCGCGCTCCGCCAGCGCCCCGACTACATCGTGATGGGCGAGATCCGCGGCGAGGAGGGCCGGACGCTCTTCCAGGTGATGTCGACCGGCCACACCACGTACACGACGTTCCACGCCGACAGCGTCGGCGAGGTCCTCAAGCGGTTCACGACCGATCCGATCAACGTCTCGAAGACGATGTTCACGGCGCTGGATCTCGTCTCCGTCCAGACCTCCACGCGGGTCCAGGGCGACAAGGTCCGCCGGAACAAGGCCCTGACCGAGATCAACCACTACGACGCCGAGAACGACGAGATCAACGTCCAGGACGTCTACCAGTGGCAGGCGGAGGGCGACGAGTTCCTGAAGATGGGCTCGTCCAACACCTTAGAGGACATCCGCTTCGACCGCGGGTGGACCCGCGAGCGGCTCGATGACGAGCTGTTCCAGCGGCACGTCGTCCTCGCGTACCTGATTGACCGCGGGCTCAACACCTACACCGAGGTCGCAGCGACGCTCCAGGCGTTCATCAACGACCCCGAGGCGATCCTCGCGCTGATGGCGCGCGACGAACTCGAACGGAGCCTGGAGGACCTCCGCGAGATGGAATCGGTCGAGATCGACGTCGACCCCGAAAAGGAGGAGATGGTCCCCCGACCGGACCCGACGGCCGACGTCCAAGACCAATGCCGCGAGATCCTCGACCGGGCCGAAGAGGAACTGTGGCCCGACTACCGCGACCTCGACGACGTCGACGTCGCCGACGCCCTGGTCGACGTCGAGTCCGCCCCGGACCTCGCCGCCGACCCCGGCGACGAGCACCCCGAACTCGACGCGCTCGACGAGCGGACCGAGACGCCCGAACTCGACGCGGGTGACGCGGCGGACGACGGCCCGGCCGCAATCGACGCGGACGCGGACGCGGATGCCGAAGACGACGACGTCCCCGCACTCGACGGGGACACCGAGGGGCCCGCAGAGGCGGGCTCCGATTCCCGGTCCGGGTCCGGGTCTGAATCCGGATCCGGTGACGTCACGTTCGAGGACCTCGTCGAGAGCGGCGGCCCGACAGAAGCACAGAGTGACGACGCCGAGGACGCCGGCAGCGACTCTCCGGAGACGGACGACGGTAGTGATCCGCTCGCCGCCGACGGCGACAGCGATGCCGGGATCGCCGACGGGAGCGATCTCGGGGACGGTCGCGACGCCGGCGCGGGAGATGACTCGGATGCGGATTCGGACTCGGAATTGAATGCGGATTCGAATTTGGACTCAGACCCGGCCGCAGATTCCGATTCGGGCTCGGACGCGGATTCGGATTCAGGCTCGGACGCCACCGTCGACGAGTCCGACTGGGACTTCGGGGACGTCGAGGGCGCGGCGGACGACGAACGCGACGGCGAGACGACCGACACCGACGACCGCTCGGGTGAGGACGGATGAGTCTCGACGTCGGCGACGGCGAGGAAATCGACCGCAGCACCGACACGCTCGGCGACGCGTTCTATCCCCTCTTCCAGTTCCTCTTCGACGAGGACGGCGACTTCGTGGCCGACGTCGGGACGAAGCTCGAACAGGCGCGGATCGGCGCGACCGTGGAGCTGTATCTCTCCCACGCGCTGGCCATCGGCGTCATCGTCGGCGGCGCGCTGTGGCTCCTCGGCACGCTCGTCGGCTGGGCGGTCTTCGAGTTCGGCCTCGTCGACCCCGCCGTGTTCAGCATCGGCCTCCCGGTATCCGACAGCGCGACGGCCGCGGCCCTCAACGCGCTCACGGCGCCGGCAGTCACGATCGTCTCGGGGCTCGTCTTCGGCTCGATCGGATTCGCGCTCGGGTTCGGCACGCTCGTCGCGATCCCGTACTCGCGGGCCTCCGCGCGGGAGCGGGAGATCAATATGCTGCTCCCCGACGCGATCTCGTTCATGTACGCGCTGTCGGTCGGCGGGCTGAACCAACTCGAAATCCTGGAGGCGATGGCCCGCGCCGACGACACCTACGGCGAGGTCGCAAAGGAGTTCCAGAGCATCGTCCGCGAGACGGAGTACTTCGGGACCGACTACCGGAACGCTATCCGTGATCAGGCGATGCTGACGCCCTCCGAGGAGCTCTCGCAGTTCCTCACCGACATGCTCTCGATCGTCAACTCCGGCGGCGATATGGAGGGCTTCCTCGACGACAAGAAGGAAAAGCACCTCAGGACTGCAAAGCAGGAACAGGAGACGATCCTCGAAACGCTGGAGCTGTTCGGCGAGATGTACATGACGCTCTCGCTGTTTCCCCTGCTTCTCATCATCATCCTCGTGATCATGAGTATGCTCGGCAACTCCCAGGAGCGCCTCCTGTACGCCACCGTTTATGCCCTCATCCCGCTCACCGGCGTGGGCTTTCTCGTGCTCGTCTCGACCGTGAAGCAGGACGAGCCCGGCGACGGCTACCTCCAGCCCTCCGAGAGCACCGACCGCCTCGAACAGGTGACCCGCGAGGGGCTGATCCACATGGGCCTGATCGAGAGCTTCGTCGGGGAGTTCCGGCTGTTCGACCGCATCCGCGACCGCGAGGGGACCCACAAGACCGCCCAGCTCCTCCGCCGGCCGCACATCTTCTTCCGCGACCACCCGCTTTATACCCTCGTCGTGACGGTGCCGGCGGCGGTCGCGCTCCTCGCGGTCGCGGTCGTCAACGGGGCCGCACCGCTCTCCTGGGGGCGGATGCTCGACTCGCCCGTCTGGGGGACCTTCGTCTGGTGGTACGTCCCAACCTACGTGGTCGGGATCCCGCTCGCGTTCTTCCACTCCTGGAACGTCCGCTCGCGGAACGCCATCACCGGCAAGCTCTCGGACGACCTCCGGAAGCTCTCCAGCGCGAACGACACCGGCCAGACGCTCCTGGAGTCTGTCAAGACCGTCGCCGACACCTCCTCGGGCAAGCTCGCCGACGAGTTCGAGGTGATGCACGCGAAGGTGAACTACGGGATGAGCCTCCGCAGCGCCCTCGTGGAGTTCAACAACAAGTATCACATCCCCCGCCTGGCCCGCACGGTCAAGCTCATCTCGAAGGCCCAGGAGGCCTCAAGCGAGATCACCGAGGTGCTGACGACCGCGGCGCAGGCCTCCGAGAACCAAGACGACATAGAACGCGAGCGGAAGTCCAGAACGCGGATGCAGGTGGCGATCATCCTGATGACCTACCTCACGCTTCTGGGCGTGATGGCGATCCTCAAGACGCAGTTCCTCGACGTGATGGCCGGGCTGGCCTCGCAGGCCTCCTCGGCCGGCGGGAGCGAACTCTCCGGGCAGGGGTTGAACTTCGGCGAGGGGGTCGACACCGCTGTGCTGTCGCTTCTGTTCTTCCACGCCGTGACGCTCCAGGCGGGGCTATCGGGGTTCATCAGCGGCTACATCCGGGACGCCGACATCGTTTCCGGGGTGAAGTTCGTGGTCGTCCTCCAGACCGTCGCGCTCGCCGTGTGGATGGTGGTCGGGTGAGACCGATGGCCGTCGGACCCGAGACCGCGCGCGGCCAGACCACGATCGACTTCGCGATCGCGATCGGGCTCTTCCTCGTCGTCGTCGCGTTCGTCGTCGCCTTCGTGCCGACGATCTTCGCGCCGTTCCAGAGCGCCGACGGCCCACAGGCGGCCGACCGGGTCGCGACGTCGCTCTCGACGGACCGCCTCGGCGACCCCGCGGAGCCGTACGTCCTGAACGAGACGTGTACGAGCGCGTTCTTCGAGCAGTTGGACGGCGACGCCGACGACGGCGGCGCGCCGACGACGTGCCGGTACGACACCACCGTCGACAACACCTCCGCGATGTTCGCGCTGCCGGACCCGGGCGGCGTCAACGTCTCGGTCCACCGCCTCGACGGCCCGGTGGCGGCCCCGTTCGGCGAGGCGCTCGCCGCCGGCCCCGCGGTCCCCGACAGCGGCACCGTGACGGCCGCGCGGCGGGTCGTCCTGCTCGACGGCGAGACGTACCGGCTCCTCGTGCGGGTGTGGTGACAATGGCGCGCGCACAGGCTCACACGCTGGAGGCGATCGCCGCCGCGATGATCCTGGTCTCCAGTCTCGTCTTTGCGCTCCAGGTGACGGCGGTGACGCCGCTCACGGGCAGCACCTCCAGCCAGCACATCGAGAACCAACAGGCCGCCGTCGCCGAGGGGCTGCTCGCGACGGCCGACGCGAACGACACGCTCCGGCCGACGCTCCTGTACTGGAACGAGTCGGACGAGAACTGGCACGGCGCCACGGACGACGGCTACGTCCAGGGGCCGCCGCCGACGGCGTTCGGCGCGGTCCTCGACGACGCGCTGTCGAACCGGGGCATCGCGTTCGACCTGACGGTATATTACGTGGACGAGGAGGGCGACAGGCGCCGACTGCCGATCGTCGACCTCGGCGAGCCGAGCGACCACGCCTCGACCGCCCGCCGGCTCGTCACCCTCACGGACGACGACCGGCTCCGCGCGGCCGACGGCACTCGCACCGACGACACGCTCGGAAATTCGTCGTACTTCGTCGGCGACGCCGATCCCGAACAGAATCTCTACGCGGTCGTGGAGGTGGAGCTCGTCGTATGGCGGATCTGAGGCGTCTCTCCTCCGTTCGGACGGGCGCGCCGGAAAACGGCGGCGACGGCGGAGCGGACCGCGGCCAGCTCCTCCTGGTGGGAGCGCTCGCGCTCGCGGTGCTCTTCGTCGCGCTCGCGCTCCTCCTGAACACCGCCATCTACACGGGCAACCTCGCGACGCGGGAGGCCGGCGTCGACGGCACCGCCGGGATCGACTACGCCGGGGCGGCCGAGTCGGCCGGCGTCGACGCCGTGCGGTCCGTCAACGAACGGAACGACAGCTCCCACGCGGCGCTGCGGACGGCCCTCGAAGACACGATGCGAGCCTGGGACGACGCCGCCTCGCACCACCGGGCGACCGCGGGCGACCTGGCCGACGTCGACGTCGTCGCCGTCACGAACGGCACGCAGTTCCGACAGAACGACTCCT
This is a stretch of genomic DNA from Halobellus sp. MBLA0158. It encodes these proteins:
- a CDS encoding MFS transporter, whose amino-acid sequence is MIGDTDERVIALGLARMADALGNSFLIIVLPLYIASGQVSIDALVGGDLFGFVVGEEFLIGFVLSLFGFLNSFGQPFTGRLSDRTGRRKAFVLFGLVLFAIGSVAYPFLSNYWAVLLARGFQGVGAAFSVPATVALVNDYARSDRERGGNFGVFNTFRLIGFGFGPIVAGIVIRFGPYATPFGALSGFNAAFGIAVLGAVVSFLLVAAVVDDPPSVDAEAGEDLSIRILDRGGPRLLDSVFVLGVGTFFMAATIALFAPLEAPIRARLDEGTFLFSVQFAAVVIANVLLQIPIGNASDAYGRRPFLLAGFVLLVPSVFAQGVVTTPLTMLGARLLQGVAVALVFAPSLALAGDLAGEGQSGSTLSVLTMAFGLGVAVGPLASGFLYNLGGFATPFTVGAVAALAALVLVYSQVRESLTDDPGGGAGPAAAVAEE
- a CDS encoding type II/IV secretion system ATPase subunit: MATDDDASVTAEGGGDDASEGDGDDPPSTLEGGTVDRAAAAAEATDQLAVRADDPSAEGGSESADGDADADAGPGAVRGEYTWADFLDEYGADGDVESLYRGRDPRELDRADADSARWDDGVEIPTPTREDWDGVSLDPESYLDFHPVDVDGEVADAVAEAVRLDREFEDFCDPETTPVVKDVWLWEHYKREHYYEADGSRPRDDAGEIEPFDATEALGFDPDHVENALARGGQRAAELKDLVDERTVDVDPEFDEDAFFTDARGATTVVNRYDLEKAVPMEKKTHFREVERYWVNKPHAFVILFHSEKENEKKYYVIEPHRNRIEADLVEFLTGKLRTAIKYDDESVVAEGPDTRRRVIEQQALELLERYNLYRTPERPWEAGLSVLPTGSSDGGDGGLLAGLDLDLGFGSDDGSASGEADDSADAPSLSGRSLSSVARALGLREGSLGGRLDGLLADDTRGPPDPSLDGIAARPEPAVLEEDPTELNDYQVEKLLYALRRDFIGYERIDGIKHDVNVEDISCDGYNSPVFVYHSDYEQIITNVYHGEEELDDFVVKLAQRSGKGISKRRPQVDATLPDGSRAQLTLGREVSDHGTNYTIRQFKDVPYTPIDLVNWKTFSLEEMAFLWLCIENDKSLIFAGGTASGKTTSLNAVSLFIPSNAKIVSIEDTREVELPQRNWVASVTRPSFSDDDRGDVDEFDLLEAALRQRPDYIVMGEIRGEEGRTLFQVMSTGHTTYTTFHADSVGEVLKRFTTDPINVSKTMFTALDLVSVQTSTRVQGDKVRRNKALTEINHYDAENDEINVQDVYQWQAEGDEFLKMGSSNTLEDIRFDRGWTRERLDDELFQRHVVLAYLIDRGLNTYTEVAATLQAFINDPEAILALMARDELERSLEDLREMESVEIDVDPEKEEMVPRPDPTADVQDQCREILDRAEEELWPDYRDLDDVDVADALVDVESAPDLAADPGDEHPELDALDERTETPELDAGDAADDGPAAIDADADADAEDDDVPALDGDTEGPAEAGSDSRSGSGSESGSGDVTFEDLVESGGPTEAQSDDAEDAGSDSPETDDGSDPLAADGDSDAGIADGSDLGDGRDAGAGDDSDADSDSELNADSNLDSDPAADSDSGSDADSDSGSDATVDESDWDFGDVEGAADDERDGETTDTDDRSGEDG
- a CDS encoding type II secretion system F family protein, with protein sequence MSLDVGDGEEIDRSTDTLGDAFYPLFQFLFDEDGDFVADVGTKLEQARIGATVELYLSHALAIGVIVGGALWLLGTLVGWAVFEFGLVDPAVFSIGLPVSDSATAAALNALTAPAVTIVSGLVFGSIGFALGFGTLVAIPYSRASAREREINMLLPDAISFMYALSVGGLNQLEILEAMARADDTYGEVAKEFQSIVRETEYFGTDYRNAIRDQAMLTPSEELSQFLTDMLSIVNSGGDMEGFLDDKKEKHLRTAKQEQETILETLELFGEMYMTLSLFPLLLIIILVIMSMLGNSQERLLYATVYALIPLTGVGFLVLVSTVKQDEPGDGYLQPSESTDRLEQVTREGLIHMGLIESFVGEFRLFDRIRDREGTHKTAQLLRRPHIFFRDHPLYTLVVTVPAAVALLAVAVVNGAAPLSWGRMLDSPVWGTFVWWYVPTYVVGIPLAFFHSWNVRSRNAITGKLSDDLRKLSSANDTGQTLLESVKTVADTSSGKLADEFEVMHAKVNYGMSLRSALVEFNNKYHIPRLARTVKLISKAQEASSEITEVLTTAAQASENQDDIERERKSRTRMQVAIILMTYLTLLGVMAILKTQFLDVMAGLASQASSAGGSELSGQGLNFGEGVDTAVLSLLFFHAVTLQAGLSGFISGYIRDADIVSGVKFVVVLQTVALAVWMVVG
- a CDS encoding DUF7287 family protein is translated as MAVGPETARGQTTIDFAIAIGLFLVVVAFVVAFVPTIFAPFQSADGPQAADRVATSLSTDRLGDPAEPYVLNETCTSAFFEQLDGDADDGGAPTTCRYDTTVDNTSAMFALPDPGGVNVSVHRLDGPVAAPFGEALAAGPAVPDSGTVTAARRVVLLDGETYRLLVRVW
- a CDS encoding DUF7288 family protein, coding for MVTMARAQAHTLEAIAAAMILVSSLVFALQVTAVTPLTGSTSSQHIENQQAAVAEGLLATADANDTLRPTLLYWNESDENWHGATDDGYVQGPPPTAFGAVLDDALSNRGIAFDLTVYYVDEEGDRRRLPIVDLGEPSDHASTARRLVTLTDDDRLRAADGTRTDDTLGNSSYFVGDADPEQNLYAVVEVELVVWRI